A stretch of Bacillaceae bacterium S4-13-56 DNA encodes these proteins:
- the efp gene encoding elongation factor P — MISVNDFRTGLTIEVDGGIWQVIEFQHVKPGKGAAFVRSKLRNLRNGGIQEKTFRAGEKVSKAHIENRKMQYLYASGDAHTFMDNESFEQLELQTSQIEYELKFLKENMEVNIMTYQGETLGVELPNTVELKVTETEPGIKGDTASGGTKPATVETGLVVQVPFFVNEEDTLIINTSDGKYVSRG, encoded by the coding sequence ATGATTTCAGTAAATGATTTTAGAACAGGGTTAACCATCGAAGTGGATGGTGGTATTTGGCAAGTTATTGAATTTCAGCATGTAAAACCTGGGAAGGGAGCAGCTTTTGTTCGTTCAAAGCTAAGAAACCTTCGTAATGGCGGAATTCAAGAGAAGACATTTCGTGCAGGTGAAAAGGTGAGTAAAGCACATATTGAAAATCGTAAAATGCAATACTTATATGCTTCAGGTGATGCTCATACGTTTATGGACAATGAATCATTTGAACAATTAGAATTACAAACATCTCAAATCGAGTATGAATTAAAATTTTTAAAAGAAAATATGGAAGTCAATATCATGACCTATCAGGGAGAAACCTTGGGGGTAGAACTTCCAAACACCGTTGAACTCAAAGTAACAGAAACAGAGCCAGGCATTAAGGGAGATACAGCGTCTGGAGGAACAAAGCCAGCAACTGTTGAAACAGGATTAGTTGTTCAAGTTCCGTTTTTTGTGAATGAAGAAGATACACTTATTATTAATACAAGTGATGGAAAGTACGTATCACGCGGTTAA
- the spoIIIAA gene encoding stage III sporulation protein AA: MDVILRLLPPELKRKVTQALDKRWEHLQEIRIRINRPLEFVFDHDNEIRSNLIASESDGKFLLNQLSEFSLYRLEEELKQGYITIEGGHRVGLAGKVNVEAGKVKAIRNVSGFNIRIAKEKIGCADSLFTSLFPEKIKSTLLIGEPKSGKTTLLRDLSRIIGSGTKHLPSYRVGIVDERSEIAGSVNGVPQHQVGVRTDVMDACPKAEGMMMMIRSMSPEVLIVDEIGSHQDVEAIEEAMHAGITLICSIHGSSIEQIQHRPSIRRLIERKAFQRYVMLPGFPPNRSPIHIYNQDSTIIRSVKEGNPYAMDRSRHPSIRYNLDRL; this comes from the coding sequence ATGGATGTAATATTGCGTTTACTACCACCTGAATTAAAACGTAAGGTTACGCAAGCTCTAGATAAAAGATGGGAACATTTGCAAGAAATAAGAATTAGGATCAATCGTCCTTTGGAATTTGTTTTTGATCATGATAACGAAATACGAAGTAATCTCATTGCTAGCGAAAGCGATGGCAAGTTTTTACTCAATCAGTTAAGTGAGTTTTCTTTGTATCGCTTGGAAGAAGAGTTAAAGCAAGGGTACATTACAATTGAAGGCGGACATCGTGTTGGACTAGCTGGGAAGGTAAACGTAGAGGCTGGTAAGGTAAAAGCCATTCGTAATGTTTCTGGATTTAATATTAGGATTGCAAAAGAGAAAATAGGCTGCGCTGACTCTTTATTCACAAGCCTATTTCCCGAAAAGATAAAAAGCACCTTATTAATTGGGGAACCAAAGTCTGGAAAAACAACCCTTCTTAGAGATTTATCAAGGATTATAGGTTCTGGAACAAAACACCTTCCTTCTTATCGAGTTGGAATTGTAGATGAACGCTCAGAAATTGCTGGTTCTGTCAATGGAGTCCCTCAGCATCAGGTTGGAGTAAGAACGGATGTGATGGATGCTTGTCCAAAGGCAGAAGGAATGATGATGATGATTCGATCTATGTCACCCGAGGTGCTTATAGTAGATGAAATTGGCAGTCATCAAGATGTAGAGGCAATTGAGGAAGCTATGCATGCAGGAATTACCTTGATTTGTTCCATTCATGGAAGTTCCATTGAACAGATTCAACATCGTCCATCCATTCGTAGATTAATTGAACGAAAAGCTTTTCAAAGGTACGTCATGCTTCCTGGGTTTCCTCCAAATAGGAGCCCTATTCATATTTATAATCAAGATTCCACAATCATTCGGTCAGTAAAGGAGGGAAATCCATATGCAATGGATCGGAGCCGCCATCCTTCTATTCGCTACAACTTGGATAGGCTTTGA
- the spoIIIAB gene encoding stage III sporulation protein SpoIIIAB, whose product MQWIGAAILLFATTWIGFEFARQFQSRPRQIRELKNALQMLEAEIVYAQSPIADAFIHISKQIPAPINVLFIALSQRLRTEARSLPDIWIQTIEEYWPMFALNKNEKEILLQFGQTLGQLDVSQQQKHIQLALIHLNRELEEAQEEKKKYSNMSKSLGVLSGLLLIILLL is encoded by the coding sequence ATGCAATGGATCGGAGCCGCCATCCTTCTATTCGCTACAACTTGGATAGGCTTTGAATTTGCTCGACAGTTCCAATCCAGACCACGACAAATCAGGGAGCTTAAAAATGCCCTACAAATGCTTGAGGCAGAGATAGTATATGCCCAATCCCCAATTGCCGATGCGTTTATTCATATTTCAAAACAAATTCCTGCGCCGATTAATGTACTATTTATTGCTTTGAGTCAACGTTTAAGAACGGAAGCAAGATCACTTCCTGACATATGGATCCAAACTATTGAAGAGTATTGGCCAATGTTTGCCTTAAACAAAAACGAAAAGGAGATTTTACTCCAATTCGGGCAAACTTTAGGACAGTTGGACGTCAGTCAACAGCAAAAGCACATTCAACTTGCTTTAATTCACCTTAATAGGGAACTTGAGGAGGCACAGGAAGAAAAGAAAAAATATTCGAATATGTCGAAAAGTTTAGGAGTGTTATCCGGCTTATTATTAATCATTTTACTTTTATAA
- the spoIIIAC gene encoding stage III sporulation protein AC, which produces MLGDVYLLFQIAGIGIIVAMIHTILKQLGKEEIANFATLVAFIIVLLIVLNGLSDLFQEIKSVFLFQS; this is translated from the coding sequence GTGCTCGGTGACGTATATCTCTTATTTCAAATAGCTGGAATTGGAATTATTGTAGCGATGATCCATACCATTTTAAAACAATTAGGGAAAGAAGAAATTGCCAATTTTGCAACTTTGGTTGCTTTTATTATCGTGTTGCTTATTGTTTTGAATGGTTTGAGTGATCTGTTTCAAGAAATTAAATCGGTATTCTTATTCCAAAGCTGA
- the spoIIIAD gene encoding stage III sporulation protein AD, producing the protein MGIIEIISFALIATVLYIIVKDQKPSIAFFIILLAGVLIFLSLLEYITDIFSLLDYLAQKANIDGVYLETILKIIGIAYIAEFAAQIVRDAGLGSVAGKIELAGKIFILTLAVPILTAVIETILGMMPV; encoded by the coding sequence ATGGGAATTATTGAGATTATATCTTTCGCTCTGATAGCAACCGTTCTCTATATTATTGTGAAGGATCAAAAACCATCGATTGCTTTTTTTATCATCCTATTAGCAGGTGTACTCATTTTTCTTAGTTTACTAGAGTATATAACTGATATCTTTTCCCTTTTAGACTATTTGGCCCAAAAAGCCAACATTGATGGTGTGTACCTAGAAACGATACTTAAAATTATTGGAATTGCATATATTGCTGAATTTGCAGCGCAAATTGTGAGAGATGCTGGTCTTGGGTCCGTAGCAGGAAAAATAGAATTAGCAGGCAAAATTTTTATACTTACGCTTGCGGTTCCCATTTTAACTGCAGTCATTGAGACTATTTTAGGGATGATGCCGGTATGA
- the spoIIIAE gene encoding stage III sporulation protein AE, with amino-acid sequence MGVRMPYAAIIFLSLILSFPTQAAANPNYDEGETEINPINQISLDEIEGYWNQVVNEYGGFLPEIQKGSLVEFIENKDSISFKDWITGLFTFLFFEFVANGKLLGTLILLTLFSVVLQSLQNAFEKQAVSKIAYAVVYLVLIIIALNSFQLAISYTKDAIDTMSGFMVALLPLILGLMASFGSLAGVSFFHPIIIFLIHTSGILISSIVLPLLFMSALLSIVSTLNKEYKVTQLAGLFRNGALAILGAFFTVFLAVISVQGAASSVQDGIAVKTAKFVTGNFIPVIGRMFTDATDTVLSASLLLKNSVGIVGVIIILGLALFPAFKVFVISLIYKVAAAVLQPIGGGIIIDCLQIISKHILLIFAALLVVTLMFFLSIVIVVASSNITMMIR; translated from the coding sequence TTGGGTGTTCGAATGCCTTATGCAGCAATAATCTTTTTAAGCCTTATACTCTCCTTCCCAACACAGGCTGCTGCGAATCCCAACTACGATGAAGGGGAAACGGAAATTAATCCTATCAATCAAATATCACTAGATGAAATCGAAGGATACTGGAATCAGGTGGTCAATGAATATGGAGGATTTTTACCAGAAATTCAAAAAGGTAGTCTCGTTGAATTTATAGAAAATAAAGACTCTATCTCTTTCAAAGATTGGATAACTGGTCTATTTACTTTTTTATTTTTTGAGTTTGTCGCCAACGGTAAACTGTTGGGTACTTTAATTTTACTTACTTTATTTAGTGTTGTTTTACAATCTCTCCAAAATGCATTTGAAAAACAAGCTGTAAGTAAAATCGCTTATGCTGTAGTCTACCTTGTTTTAATTATCATCGCTTTAAATAGCTTCCAGTTGGCTATTTCTTATACCAAAGATGCCATAGATACAATGAGTGGGTTTATGGTTGCTCTTCTTCCTTTAATCTTGGGATTAATGGCATCCTTTGGCAGCCTAGCTGGGGTATCCTTTTTCCATCCAATTATTATATTTTTAATTCATACAAGTGGAATTTTGATCTCATCTATTGTTCTACCTTTGCTTTTTATGTCAGCTTTGCTCTCGATTGTAAGCACATTAAACAAAGAATATAAAGTAACGCAATTAGCGGGTCTTTTTCGTAATGGGGCATTGGCCATTCTTGGAGCATTTTTCACTGTTTTTTTAGCTGTAATATCTGTCCAGGGGGCTGCATCTAGTGTTCAAGACGGTATTGCAGTTAAAACAGCAAAGTTTGTAACAGGGAATTTTATTCCGGTGATTGGACGTATGTTTACAGATGCAACAGATACCGTTTTAAGTGCATCTCTTCTTCTTAAAAATTCTGTGGGGATCGTTGGGGTCATTATTATTCTCGGACTTGCCTTATTCCCTGCATTTAAAGTATTTGTCATAAGCTTAATATATAAAGTCGCAGCTGCTGTCCTACAACCAATCGGTGGCGGGATTATCATTGATTGTTTACAAATTATAAGCAAACATATTCTATTAATTTTTGCTGCTCTATTAGTAGTTACGCTTATGTTTTTTCTATCCATCGTGATTGTCGTTGCATCTAGTAATATTACGATGATGATTCGTTAA
- the spoIIIAF gene encoding stage III sporulation protein AF yields MDFIIEWVTQIIIFLLIAMVVDLLLPSSSFKTYTKLVMGLLLILIFLNPVFELFKLDSEAIVQRGLQSFQGEVKEVSLENSIELKKKEIQAQQDAYILDQMAVQLKEKVEEEMMDEYDMTIKSISFEFEEDRVDYEAISNINVYVVSSSNSEQNTIEEVELVRVTLNHSENQQEEPPEQEEKIRSLLAKAWEIDEEMISLQCGEGCE; encoded by the coding sequence ATGGATTTCATCATCGAATGGGTTACTCAGATCATAATATTTTTGCTTATTGCTATGGTTGTTGATCTGTTATTACCCTCATCTTCATTTAAAACGTATACCAAGTTAGTGATGGGTCTACTTCTTATTCTTATCTTCTTAAATCCGGTATTTGAATTATTTAAGCTGGATTCTGAAGCAATTGTCCAAAGAGGACTCCAGAGTTTTCAAGGAGAGGTGAAAGAAGTTTCTTTAGAAAATTCAATAGAATTAAAGAAAAAAGAAATACAAGCCCAACAAGATGCATATATATTAGACCAGATGGCTGTCCAATTAAAAGAAAAGGTGGAGGAGGAGATGATGGACGAATATGATATGACCATAAAATCCATTTCCTTTGAGTTTGAGGAGGATCGGGTGGATTACGAAGCCATTTCTAATATAAATGTATACGTCGTTTCTTCATCAAACTCTGAACAAAATACCATTGAGGAAGTGGAACTAGTAAGAGTTACTTTAAACCATTCAGAAAATCAGCAGGAAGAGCCCCCTGAACAGGAGGAAAAAATCCGTTCACTTCTTGCAAAAGCATGGGAAATAGATGAAGAAATGATCAGCTTACAATGTGGGGAGGGGTGTGAATAA
- the spoIIIAG gene encoding stage III sporulation protein AG yields MFKWVTSLFSDKSSGDSPSSKQRKKMYVVLLSVLGIALLLGGNLLKPSEEPDSSSFPNEQNEDEVSLLKDDEDQAKDKGLVSEVEEMYEKELTEILEKIQGVSNVDVMVNLDATDLKIYEKNVVTGKQETEETDQNGGKRMLKDTSNDEQVVLVRKGDREEPILIQTKKPEVRGVLIVANGAEHMQIKQWIVEAVSRALDVPTHRISVNPKE; encoded by the coding sequence ATGTTTAAATGGGTCACATCATTATTTTCTGATAAATCCTCTGGCGATTCACCATCATCAAAACAAAGGAAAAAAATGTATGTTGTTCTCCTTAGTGTCCTTGGGATTGCACTCTTACTCGGTGGAAACTTATTAAAACCAAGTGAGGAACCAGATTCATCATCTTTTCCTAATGAACAAAACGAGGACGAGGTCTCACTTTTAAAAGATGATGAGGATCAAGCGAAAGATAAGGGACTTGTTTCGGAAGTAGAAGAGATGTATGAAAAGGAGTTGACAGAAATTCTAGAGAAAATCCAAGGAGTCTCAAACGTTGATGTAATGGTAAATCTGGATGCTACAGACTTAAAGATTTATGAAAAAAATGTAGTAACTGGTAAACAAGAAACGGAAGAGACAGATCAAAATGGGGGGAAAAGAATGTTGAAGGATACCTCCAATGACGAACAAGTGGTGTTGGTTCGAAAAGGGGATAGAGAAGAACCAATACTCATCCAAACCAAAAAGCCAGAGGTTCGTGGGGTTTTAATTGTTGCAAACGGCGCGGAACACATGCAAATTAAGCAATGGATAGTTGAAGCAGTCTCACGCGCTCTAGATGTACCAACCCACCGAATTTCTGTTAATCCAAAAGAATAA
- a CDS encoding SpoIIIAH-like family protein, which translates to MLLKKQTVWLLTMLSLMIVLSVYYMMSPSDGQVAFLDQEENNTAENDVANLNEEQEDLTENGDVTEASGDENSVISSITSDELFTAIRMEREDDYNATKERLDDVIASSDVSSEEKNEALNEIDNLEDRKSKESYLEQTIMAQYNYPDVLVRADDDIVHVTVKADELSDETVVEIMQLTRDEFGVMPVDVSFSPSEN; encoded by the coding sequence ATGCTATTAAAAAAACAAACTGTTTGGTTATTAACCATGTTAAGTCTTATGATTGTACTAAGTGTTTATTACATGATGTCACCAAGTGATGGTCAGGTAGCTTTTTTAGATCAAGAAGAAAACAATACAGCTGAAAATGATGTGGCAAATCTAAATGAAGAACAAGAAGATTTGACTGAAAATGGGGATGTAACAGAAGCTTCTGGAGATGAAAATTCAGTGATATCTTCTATTACAAGTGATGAACTGTTTACAGCTATTCGAATGGAACGCGAAGATGATTATAATGCTACAAAAGAAAGATTAGATGACGTAATTGCATCCAGCGATGTATCCTCCGAAGAAAAAAACGAAGCATTAAATGAGATTGATAATCTAGAAGATCGTAAATCAAAGGAATCATATCTAGAACAAACGATCATGGCACAATACAACTATCCTGATGTACTTGTTCGTGCTGACGATGATATTGTTCATGTTACAGTAAAAGCAGACGAGCTTTCAGATGAGACTGTTGTTGAGATTATGCAGCTTACTCGCGATGAGTTTGGGGTGATGCCAGTGGATGTGAGCTTTAGCCCAAGCGAAAACTAA
- the accB gene encoding acetyl-CoA carboxylase biotin carboxyl carrier protein, which translates to MLKIQEIREIIKLIDESTIHEFTYEANGEKVKLKKEKMETTQVVTQAPAQIAEKHQPQFQETVKPEQETQKVEEPKKEEIKNYNHEIVSPMVGTFYSAPNPESEDYVQVGSKVSKDTVVCIVEAMKLFNEIEAEVNGEIVEVLAGTGELIEYGQPLFRVKTQ; encoded by the coding sequence GTGTTAAAAATTCAAGAAATTCGAGAAATCATTAAACTAATTGATGAATCAACTATTCATGAATTTACTTATGAAGCTAACGGTGAAAAGGTCAAATTAAAAAAGGAGAAGATGGAAACGACTCAAGTAGTCACTCAAGCTCCTGCACAAATTGCGGAAAAACATCAGCCTCAATTTCAAGAAACTGTAAAGCCTGAACAGGAAACACAAAAGGTTGAGGAACCAAAGAAAGAGGAAATCAAAAACTATAATCACGAAATTGTTTCTCCAATGGTTGGTACTTTTTACAGTGCTCCAAATCCAGAGAGTGAAGATTATGTTCAAGTGGGTTCCAAAGTTTCTAAAGATACAGTTGTATGCATTGTAGAAGCTATGAAATTATTCAATGAAATCGAGGCAGAAGTAAATGGGGAGATCGTTGAAGTTTTAGCGGGAACTGGGGAGCTCATAGAATACGGTCAACCGTTATTCAGAGTGAAAACTCAATAA
- the accC gene encoding acetyl-CoA carboxylase biotin carboxylase subunit, whose protein sequence is MIKKVLIANRGEIAVRIIRACKELGIATVAVYSEADRDSLHVQLADEAYCIGPKSSKESYLNKTNIMSVATLTEVDAIHPGYGFLAENADFAEICQACGVKFIGPSPHAIQKMGTKDVARETMKQAGVPIVPGSDGIIKNEEEGKKIAESIGYPVIIKATAGGGGKGIRVALNEEELIKGIRVTQKEAETAFGDPGVYLEKFIEDFRHVEIQVLADEHGNVIHLGERDCTVQRRLQKLIEETPSPALSEEIRQQMGRAAVKAAEAVQYTGAGTIEFIFDHNENKFYFMEMNTRIQVEHPVTEMVTGVDLIKEQIKIANGETLSYRQEEVQFKGWAIECRINAEDPFKNFMPSAGEITFYLSPGGYGVRVDSAAYPGWVIPPYYDSMIAKLITYGNTREEAIQKMKRALDEFIIEGVKTTIPFHQRVMNHSVFVNGEFNTKFLEKYTIMNSESE, encoded by the coding sequence TTGATTAAAAAGGTGTTAATTGCAAACAGAGGAGAAATTGCTGTCCGTATAATTAGAGCCTGTAAAGAACTAGGGATTGCAACAGTAGCCGTTTATTCAGAAGCTGATCGTGATAGTTTACATGTTCAGCTTGCAGATGAGGCCTATTGCATTGGTCCAAAGTCTAGTAAGGAAAGCTATTTAAATAAGACAAATATTATGAGCGTTGCTACTTTAACAGAAGTGGATGCTATACATCCAGGTTATGGATTTCTAGCAGAAAATGCAGACTTCGCAGAAATTTGCCAAGCCTGTGGGGTTAAGTTTATTGGACCATCTCCACATGCGATTCAGAAAATGGGAACAAAGGATGTAGCTCGTGAAACAATGAAGCAGGCTGGTGTTCCCATTGTTCCAGGATCAGATGGTATCATAAAGAATGAAGAAGAAGGAAAAAAGATTGCTGAATCCATTGGGTATCCCGTTATTATAAAAGCCACAGCTGGTGGCGGAGGTAAAGGGATCAGAGTAGCTCTCAACGAAGAAGAATTAATCAAAGGAATTCGTGTCACACAGAAAGAGGCTGAGACTGCTTTTGGTGATCCTGGAGTTTACTTAGAAAAGTTCATTGAGGATTTTAGACATGTAGAAATTCAAGTTCTGGCAGATGAACATGGAAATGTCATACATTTAGGGGAAAGAGACTGTACAGTGCAGCGAAGACTCCAAAAACTGATAGAAGAAACTCCTTCTCCAGCTCTATCTGAGGAAATTCGTCAACAAATGGGGCGAGCAGCTGTAAAAGCTGCTGAAGCAGTTCAGTACACGGGAGCCGGTACCATCGAATTTATTTTTGATCATAATGAAAATAAATTTTATTTTATGGAAATGAATACACGAATCCAAGTAGAGCACCCTGTTACAGAAATGGTAACAGGGGTAGATTTAATAAAAGAACAAATTAAAATTGCAAATGGGGAGACTTTATCTTATCGCCAGGAAGAAGTTCAATTTAAGGGCTGGGCTATTGAATGTCGAATCAATGCTGAGGATCCATTTAAAAACTTTATGCCTTCTGCTGGAGAAATAACCTTTTACTTATCTCCTGGAGGATATGGAGTAAGAGTCGATTCGGCTGCTTATCCAGGGTGGGTAATCCCACCATATTATGACTCTATGATTGCAAAACTAATAACTTACGGAAATACAAGAGAAGAAGCAATCCAAAAAATGAAACGCGCTTTAGATGAGTTCATTATAGAAGGTGTTAAAACAACCATTCCATTCCATCAAAGGGTTATGAATCATTCTGTTTTTGTTAATGGAGAATTTAATACGAAGTTTCTTGAAAAGTACACTATAATGAATAGTGAAAGTGAATAA
- a CDS encoding Asp23/Gls24 family envelope stress response protein, translated as MSENFPLNVSEDTSLGNVEIAPEVIEVIAGIAASDVPGVSQMRGNFAAGVRERLGKKSHGKGVKVELEDDGISIDVFVQLEYDSSIPVVAQKIQENIRQTLKNMTALEIKEVNVHVVSIQFDSKVEEETEE; from the coding sequence ATGAGCGAGAATTTTCCACTTAATGTTAGTGAAGATACGTCATTAGGTAATGTAGAAATCGCTCCTGAGGTCATTGAAGTTATCGCGGGGATCGCGGCTTCTGATGTTCCTGGGGTTTCACAAATGAGAGGGAATTTTGCTGCAGGAGTTCGTGAGCGTTTAGGTAAAAAGAGTCATGGAAAAGGCGTTAAGGTTGAATTGGAGGACGATGGAATTAGTATTGATGTATTTGTACAGTTAGAGTACGATAGCTCAATTCCAGTAGTTGCACAGAAAATTCAAGAAAATATACGTCAAACATTAAAAAATATGACTGCCTTAGAAATTAAAGAAGTGAATGTTCATGTGGTTAGTATTCAATTTGATTCAAAAGTGGAAGAAGAGACAGAAGAATAA
- the nusB gene encoding transcription antitermination factor NusB, translating to MNRREAREKAFQILFQIDMNDIDVNEAIDHVLEGEMVDAYLHQVVFGVKEKKEEIDQLIEQFLEHWRMKRIAAVERTLLRMAVYEIRYVDDVPDKVALNEALELAKLYGDDKSSSFIHGVLSKMLK from the coding sequence GTGAATCGTAGAGAAGCTAGAGAAAAAGCATTTCAAATTTTATTTCAAATAGATATGAATGATATTGATGTAAATGAAGCAATTGACCATGTGCTTGAGGGAGAAATGGTAGATGCTTATCTCCATCAGGTTGTTTTTGGAGTAAAAGAAAAAAAGGAAGAGATTGATCAATTGATCGAGCAGTTTTTAGAACATTGGAGAATGAAACGCATAGCAGCTGTAGAAAGGACTTTGCTACGTATGGCTGTGTATGAGATCAGATATGTAGATGATGTTCCTGATAAAGTAGCATTAAACGAGGCTCTTGAATTAGCAAAGCTTTATGGGGATGATAAATCGAGCAGTTTTATCCATGGTGTTTTATCAAAAATGTTGAAATAA
- the folD gene encoding bifunctional methylenetetrahydrofolate dehydrogenase/methenyltetrahydrofolate cyclohydrolase FolD, giving the protein MAATVIWGNELASKFREEMKLELEGLKKEGIEPGLTVVIVGEDPASKSYVKAKSKACEQIGIRSKVIELPADTTEQEVVTVVQSLNKDETVHGILVQLPLPKQIREEVIIETISPEKDVDGFHPTTIGKMLTGQDTFFPCTPFGIVKMVQSQNIPIEGKHVVVVGRSNIVGKPVGQLFLNENATVTYCHSRTKNLKEITRQADILIVAVGRIHMITAEYVKEGAVVIDVGVNRKDDGKLTGDVDFASVEPVASYITPVPKGVGPMTITMLLHNTIKAARLLEQKERIS; this is encoded by the coding sequence ATGGCAGCTACTGTAATTTGGGGGAATGAATTGGCTTCAAAATTTCGAGAAGAAATGAAACTTGAGTTGGAAGGCTTGAAAAAAGAAGGAATTGAACCAGGATTAACAGTTGTTATTGTTGGGGAGGACCCTGCCTCCAAATCATATGTGAAAGCTAAAAGTAAAGCCTGTGAACAAATAGGAATCCGTTCAAAAGTGATAGAACTTCCAGCGGATACGACAGAACAGGAGGTAGTTACAGTAGTCCAATCCTTAAATAAGGATGAAACTGTTCATGGAATACTGGTTCAGCTTCCTTTACCAAAACAAATTCGAGAAGAAGTTATTATTGAGACCATTTCTCCTGAGAAGGATGTAGATGGATTCCATCCAACGACCATCGGAAAAATGCTGACAGGGCAAGATACATTTTTCCCTTGTACACCATTCGGAATTGTAAAAATGGTTCAATCCCAAAACATTCCGATAGAAGGGAAACATGTAGTTGTCGTTGGGAGAAGTAATATTGTTGGTAAACCTGTAGGTCAGTTGTTTTTGAATGAAAATGCAACCGTGACTTATTGCCATTCTAGGACAAAAAATCTGAAAGAGATTACAAGACAAGCAGATATTTTGATTGTAGCTGTTGGCCGAATTCACATGATTACGGCAGAGTACGTAAAAGAAGGTGCCGTGGTTATCGATGTTGGAGTGAATAGAAAAGACGATGGAAAACTAACAGGGGATGTTGACTTTGCCTCTGTTGAACCAGTTGCCTCTTATATTACACCTGTCCCAAAAGGTGTAGGCCCTATGACTATAACGATGCTTCTACATAATACGATAAAAGCTGCTAGATTGTTGGAGCAAAAAGAAAGGATCTCTTAG